A genome region from Hevea brasiliensis isolate MT/VB/25A 57/8 chromosome 7, ASM3005281v1, whole genome shotgun sequence includes the following:
- the LOC110644236 gene encoding germin-like protein subfamily 1 member 17, with product MKGAHFLVAFVLLALSSSFAFAFDPSPLQDFCVAINDPKDGVFVNGKFCRDPMLATANDFSLSGLNIPGNTSNQVGSNVTLLNVDKIPGLNTLGISIARIDFAPYGGLNPPHIHPRATEILVVLEGTLYVGFVTSNPNRLITKVLNAGDVFVFPIGLIHFQFNIGNTNAVAIAGLSSQNPGVITIANAVFGSNPPINPDVLAKAFQLDKNVVNYLQKQFWVNNH from the exons ATGAAAGGAGCTCATTTCCTAGTAGCTTTTGTCCTACTGGCTTTGTCATCCTCCTTTGCCTTTGCCTTCGACCCTAGTCCTCTTCAAGACTTTTGTGTTGCCATCAATGACCCCAAGGATGGGG TGTTCGTGAATGGAAAGTTCTGCAGAGACCCGATGCTTGCAACAGCAAACGATTTCTCTCTTTCGGGTCTCAACATCCCAGGAAATACATCAAATCAAGTTGGATCAAATGTAACTCTTTTAAATGTTGATAAAATACCAGGGCTCAACACTCTTGGTATATCTATAGCTCGTATTGACTTTGCACCATACGGAGGCCTAAACCCACCACACATTCATCCTCGTGCCACAGAGATTCTAGTAGTCTTGGAAGGCACCCTGTATGTGGGTTTTGTTACATCAAACCCCAATCGACTCATTACCAAAGTTCTAAATGCAGGAGATGTTTTTGtgtttccaattggtctcattcaCTTTCAATTCAACATTGGAAATACTAATGCAGTTGCTATTGCTGGACTGAGCAGCCAAAATCCAGGAGTCATCACAATTGCAAATGCAGTGTTTGGATCTAATCCACCAATTAACCCTGATGTTCTGGCTAAGGCATTCCAATTGGACAAGAATGTGGTTAACTATCTTCAGAAACAGTTCTGGGTCAACAACCATTAG